From a region of the Synchiropus splendidus isolate RoL2022-P1 chromosome 12, RoL_Sspl_1.0, whole genome shotgun sequence genome:
- the ripply2 gene encoding protein ripply2 → METLTNTTGLLPSVFTGELEARRPSLWRPWVGDDGHALRRKSEQMRHEPSGAKHPKAPQVVHPVKLFWPKSKCFDYLYQDAEMLLRNYPVQATICPYQDSSSDEDSDEEDEEMMEKELN, encoded by the exons ATGGAGACTCTTACCAACACCACTGGATTATTACCTTCCGTGTTCACCGGAGAGCTGGAGGCGCGCAGACCCAGCTTGTGGAGACCCTGGGTGGGAGATGACGGACACGCGCTGAGACGCAAA TCGGAACAGATGCGTCACGAACCCTCTGGAGCCAAGCATCCAAAAGCCCCGCAGGTCGTTCACCCAGTCAA GTTGTTCTGGCCCAAATCCAAGTGCTTCGACTACCTGTACCAGGACGCAGAGATGCTCCTGCGCAACTACCCGGTGCAGGCGACCATCTGCCCGTACCAGGACTCCAGCAGCGACGAAGACAGCGACGAGGAAGACGAGGAGAtgatggagaaagagctgaactGA
- the LOC128767886 gene encoding melanocortin-2 receptor accessory protein 2A-like, which produces MSHLNNRSQTSARRSDYVWQYEYYDDDEPVSYEGLRAHRYSIVIGFWVGLAVFVIFMFFVLTLLTKTGAPHQENPESAEKRHQHRSCLVDINGPSEENDKAFSRPLLPETRSHFNFYVSEGSQRKQARQNGSVSVNGPGVTGAAVVDVGGAEDGERGGGLLAIKGLMEDSTLEKECDFLSHFTIPNFVERSSSLGEDDIVFDASVKPRRQSQTQDLHCEDQ; this is translated from the exons ATGTCTCATTTAAACAACCGGAGTCAAACCAGTGCGCGACGCAGCGACTACGTGTGGCAGTATGAATATTACGACGACGACGAGCCAGTTTCTTATGAGGGGCTTCGAGCGCACAGAT ATTCCATTGTGATCGGATTTTGGGTCGGACTCGCCGTGTTCGTCATCTTCATGTTCTTCGTTCTCACCCTGCTGACCAAGACCGGAGCCCCGCATCAAGA GAACCCAGAATCAGCTGAGAAGAGGCATCAACATAGAAGCTGCCTGGTGGACATCAATGGCCCCTCAGAGGAAAACGACAAAGCCTTCTCCCGTCCACTGCTCCCCGAAACTCGCTCTCACTTTAATTTCTATGTGAGCGAaggaagccagaggaaacaggCGAGACAAAACGGCTCAGTGAGCGTTAACGGGCCTGGAGTCACCGGCGCCGCCGTGGTGGATGTAGGAGGAGCAGAGGACGGGGAAAGGGGCGGGGGTCTCCTGGCCATCAAGGGACTCATGGAAGACAGCACGTTAGAAAAGGAGTGTGACTTCCTCTCTCACTTCACCATCCCCAACTTTGTGGAGCGGAGTTCCTCGCTGGGGGAGGACGACATTGTTTTCGACGCCTCAGTCAAACCGAGACGCCAGTCCCAAACTCAGGACCTCCACTGTGAGGACCAGTGA